The following proteins come from a genomic window of Notamacropus eugenii isolate mMacEug1 chromosome X, mMacEug1.pri_v2, whole genome shotgun sequence:
- the TFE3 gene encoding transcription factor E3 isoform X1 → MSVPMSVSGAEPGRDSAEPVSAGPGARGTTGAPAVFVLLEERRPGGPSGSGGGGSSGSLLSLNSLLPESGIVADIELENALSLTPDSFYELKSQPLHSSLPSQAAPAASSQPPASSSLVMSSRILLRQQLMRAQAQEQEQRERRERAASATFPSGPAPPSSPAISVVVGASPGGPSAGVGLTRPASAQVPVEVLKVQTHLENPTRYHLQQARRQQVKQYLSTTLGPKLASQALTPPPAEGTSAERSQPAAGSAPNSPMALLNIGSSSEKEIDDVIDEIISLESSYNDEMLGYLPGGPGGLQLPSTLPVSGNLLDVYSGPSAVTPAVPVSNSCPAELTSIKQEISENEAKALLKERQKKDNHNLIERRRRFNINDRIKELGTLIPKSSDPEIRLNKGTILKASVDYIRKLQKEQQRAKDLENRQRVLEQANRSLQLRVQELELQAQIHGLPLSPAPKAEPAECGGPQPLPPPPEALLDLHFPGDPLGELGEDPFQLGLEDILMEEEEAAAAGALGPGPGAGLSPLRAATDPLLSSVSPAQSKGSSSRRSSFSMEEES, encoded by the exons ATGTCGGTGCCCATGTCGGTGTCTGGGGCGGAGCCGGGCCGGGACTCAGCTGAGCCCgtgagcgctgggcctggagcgCGGGGGACCACCGGCGCCCCCGCCGTCTTCGTGCTATTGGAAGAGCGGCGGCCCGGAGGGCCCTCCGgaagcggcggcggcggcagctcGGGTTCGCTGCTCAG CCTGAACTCCCTGCTCCCTGAGTCTGGGATCGTGGCCGACATTGAGCTGGAGAACGCCTTATCCCTGACCCCAGATAGCTTCTATGAGCTGAAGAGTCAGCCCCTCCATTCCAG ccTCCCTTCCCAGGCAGCCCCAGCAGCCTCTTCACAGCCTCCAGCTTCATCGTCTCTAGTCATGTCTTCACGGATCCTCCTCCGCCAGCAGCTAATGAGGGCCCAGGCACAAGAGCAGGAGCAGCGGGAACGGCGGGAGCGGGCGGCCTCAGCCACCTTCCCAAGCGGGCCAGCCCCTCCATCATCCCCAGCCATCTCGGTGGTAGTTGGGGCTAGCCCTGGCGGCCCTTCTGCTGGGGTGGGGCTTACCCGGCCCGCCTCTGCTCAGGTGCCAGTGGAGGTACTGAAG GTCCAGACACACCTCGAGAACCCTACCCGCTACCACCTGCAGCAGGCCAGGCGCCAGCAGGTCAAACAGTACCTGTCAACTACACTTGGCCCCAAGCTCGCCTCTCAGGCCCTGACACCACCACCTGCTGAGGGCACTTCAGCTGAGAGGTCCCAGCCAGCTGCAGGAAGTGCCCCTAATAGCCCCATGGCCCTTCTCAACATTGGATCCAGTTCAGAAAAGGAG ATTGATGATGTGATTGATGAGATCATCAGCTTGGAGTCCAGTTACAATGATGAGATGCTTGGCTACCTGCCTGGAGGCCCTGGGGGACTGCAGCTCCCAAGCACA ctgcCCGTTTCTGGGAACCTGCTGGATGTGTACAGTGGCCCCAGTGCCGTGACCCCAGCTGTCCCTGTCAGCAACTCCTGCCCTGCTGAGCTGACCAGTATCAAGCAGGAGATTTCCG AGAACGAGGCAAAGGCCCTTCTGAAGGAGCGTCAGAAGAAGGACAATCACAACCTTA TTGAGCGGCGGAGACGGTTTAACATCAATGACCGGATCAAGGAGCTGGGCACCCTGATCCCCAAGTCCAGTGACCC GGAAATTCGACTGAACAAGGGAACCATACTGAAGGCCTCAGTGGACTATATCCGCAAACTCCAGAAAGAGCAGCAGAGAGCCAAGGACCTGGAGAACCGCCAGCGGGTGCTGGAGCAAGCGAACCGAAGCCTGCAGCTCAGGGTCCAG GAGCTGGAACTCCAAGCCCAGATCCACGGCCTGCCCTTGTCCCCTGCCCCTAAGGCCGAGCCAGCTGAGTGTGGTGGCCCGCAACCCCTGCCACCCCCGCCTGAAGCTCTCCTGGATCTGCACTTTCCCGGGGATCCCCTCGGGGAGCTGGGcgaagatcccttccagctcggCCTGGAGGACATtctgatggaggaggaggaggccgcTGCAGCTGGAGCCCTGGGCCCGGGCCCAGGGGCGGGGCTGTCCCCTCTGCGGGCGGCCACTGATCCCCTGCTCTCCTCAGTCTCCCCGGCCCAGTCCAAGGGGAGCAGCAGCCGGAGAAGCAGTTTCAGCATGGAGGAGGAGTCCTGA
- the TFE3 gene encoding transcription factor E3 isoform X2, which yields MSVPMSVSGAEPGRDSAEPVSAGPGARGTTGAPAVFVLLEERRPGGPSGSGGGGSSGSLLSLPSQAAPAASSQPPASSSLVMSSRILLRQQLMRAQAQEQEQRERRERAASATFPSGPAPPSSPAISVVVGASPGGPSAGVGLTRPASAQVPVEVLKVQTHLENPTRYHLQQARRQQVKQYLSTTLGPKLASQALTPPPAEGTSAERSQPAAGSAPNSPMALLNIGSSSEKEIDDVIDEIISLESSYNDEMLGYLPGGPGGLQLPSTLPVSGNLLDVYSGPSAVTPAVPVSNSCPAELTSIKQEISENEAKALLKERQKKDNHNLIERRRRFNINDRIKELGTLIPKSSDPEIRLNKGTILKASVDYIRKLQKEQQRAKDLENRQRVLEQANRSLQLRVQELELQAQIHGLPLSPAPKAEPAECGGPQPLPPPPEALLDLHFPGDPLGELGEDPFQLGLEDILMEEEEAAAAGALGPGPGAGLSPLRAATDPLLSSVSPAQSKGSSSRRSSFSMEEES from the exons ATGTCGGTGCCCATGTCGGTGTCTGGGGCGGAGCCGGGCCGGGACTCAGCTGAGCCCgtgagcgctgggcctggagcgCGGGGGACCACCGGCGCCCCCGCCGTCTTCGTGCTATTGGAAGAGCGGCGGCCCGGAGGGCCCTCCGgaagcggcggcggcggcagctcGGGTTCGCTGCTCAG ccTCCCTTCCCAGGCAGCCCCAGCAGCCTCTTCACAGCCTCCAGCTTCATCGTCTCTAGTCATGTCTTCACGGATCCTCCTCCGCCAGCAGCTAATGAGGGCCCAGGCACAAGAGCAGGAGCAGCGGGAACGGCGGGAGCGGGCGGCCTCAGCCACCTTCCCAAGCGGGCCAGCCCCTCCATCATCCCCAGCCATCTCGGTGGTAGTTGGGGCTAGCCCTGGCGGCCCTTCTGCTGGGGTGGGGCTTACCCGGCCCGCCTCTGCTCAGGTGCCAGTGGAGGTACTGAAG GTCCAGACACACCTCGAGAACCCTACCCGCTACCACCTGCAGCAGGCCAGGCGCCAGCAGGTCAAACAGTACCTGTCAACTACACTTGGCCCCAAGCTCGCCTCTCAGGCCCTGACACCACCACCTGCTGAGGGCACTTCAGCTGAGAGGTCCCAGCCAGCTGCAGGAAGTGCCCCTAATAGCCCCATGGCCCTTCTCAACATTGGATCCAGTTCAGAAAAGGAG ATTGATGATGTGATTGATGAGATCATCAGCTTGGAGTCCAGTTACAATGATGAGATGCTTGGCTACCTGCCTGGAGGCCCTGGGGGACTGCAGCTCCCAAGCACA ctgcCCGTTTCTGGGAACCTGCTGGATGTGTACAGTGGCCCCAGTGCCGTGACCCCAGCTGTCCCTGTCAGCAACTCCTGCCCTGCTGAGCTGACCAGTATCAAGCAGGAGATTTCCG AGAACGAGGCAAAGGCCCTTCTGAAGGAGCGTCAGAAGAAGGACAATCACAACCTTA TTGAGCGGCGGAGACGGTTTAACATCAATGACCGGATCAAGGAGCTGGGCACCCTGATCCCCAAGTCCAGTGACCC GGAAATTCGACTGAACAAGGGAACCATACTGAAGGCCTCAGTGGACTATATCCGCAAACTCCAGAAAGAGCAGCAGAGAGCCAAGGACCTGGAGAACCGCCAGCGGGTGCTGGAGCAAGCGAACCGAAGCCTGCAGCTCAGGGTCCAG GAGCTGGAACTCCAAGCCCAGATCCACGGCCTGCCCTTGTCCCCTGCCCCTAAGGCCGAGCCAGCTGAGTGTGGTGGCCCGCAACCCCTGCCACCCCCGCCTGAAGCTCTCCTGGATCTGCACTTTCCCGGGGATCCCCTCGGGGAGCTGGGcgaagatcccttccagctcggCCTGGAGGACATtctgatggaggaggaggaggccgcTGCAGCTGGAGCCCTGGGCCCGGGCCCAGGGGCGGGGCTGTCCCCTCTGCGGGCGGCCACTGATCCCCTGCTCTCCTCAGTCTCCCCGGCCCAGTCCAAGGGGAGCAGCAGCCGGAGAAGCAGTTTCAGCATGGAGGAGGAGTCCTGA